A region of the Enoplosus armatus isolate fEnoArm2 chromosome 8, fEnoArm2.hap1, whole genome shotgun sequence genome:
CTTCATAGAGTTTTAATTCTGTACAAAGAACTGAAGCAGGTTCAGGGTCAGTGTGAGATGTGGATGaagttaaatgaaataatgtttcTTCAGGATCAGAGTATAAAGCAAAacggaaaaacaacaacaacaacaccgcAGTATCATCAACACCTGAAGAGACTTTAACGAGCTGTTTTGCCTTCAGTCCTCCACACGTGTTCAACTGTAGAggacattgaaatgaatggaggtggctgaaccccccccccaacccccgtTTTGACCTTGCACGTGAGGCGCACAGCTGGTCCTGAGGAGATTCCGCGCGGACAGGTTGTCCTGAGGTTTATTATGTGTTCTGTCGCGTTACACTCCACCTCTCCCGGTCCCGGTCCCGGTCCCCCGCAACATCTGCATTAATACATTCATACTTTGTCCTGCGTGGTGGCGGGGAGGTTAGAGTCAGACAGCCTCTCCAGTCCTGAGTGACAGAGTCCACATGCTGCTGTTAAAGGACATTATCAACTAAAGTGTAATTAAGTCTAGCTGCTGAGatggtggtggttggggggggggggggcatccccATCAGATGCCCCTCCAAGAAGTTTCCTCCGACGGCGGGAATGTCTCCTTTAAAAGTTTTGGCCAAGTTGCTCCAGGATGAATTTGGAGGGAGccaaaaactaaaactacacCTCCCAGCGTCCCACAgtgacacacaacaacaaacgagagagaggcagcagctgggggagaaggagacagacaggctgcgtgaagagaagcagagacagagacagcttTTCTCCACATCAATGGGGGCTTTCACCGCAGCACAGGAGGACAACTGACGGAGAGGAGTCCCATCAACATGGCTAAAAACCAGGAAGTGGAGCGCATCGCCAAAAAGCTGGATAAAATGGTGCACAAGAAGAACACGGTGAGAGCAAACAGGCGCCGCATCCGCTGAAAAGCACGCGATCAGGTGATGAGCTGTACCTTGAACTGCTGAGAGAGGGAACATTCTGGAAAGCCGGGCAGAGAGTTTTAACTCTGCTCGCTGCGTTTCTGCTGGTAATCTCACAACGAGGCTGCTGCTTCTGGCTTTGACCAATTTTGGAAATAGTTTGGCAATAAATCACTGCAGCTATTGGTCAAAAAGCTGCCAATTAAAACTCCCGCACCTTGAATCAATTATCTGGTCAACTCACCTCAGAGTTTATTAACTGTACCTTCATATGGTGGCTGTGTTACAGCAGCTGAGAGTGAGTCagttattaatatatatatataactctatatcatttttaaaatgtctaaatgtaGTTGTCACTGCACATACTTCAGTGGAGCACTTCAGGCTTCAGCGTGAGTCCAGGAAGGTTCTGTGTTTCATGTTATAACGGAGACCAAAGATCGAGCAATAAGTAAATGAATACAGAACAAATATCAGCACATGAAGGTGAAAACAGTCAAACTCTGcgcacatcatcatcaccatcatcaccatcacctcaTCACTCTGCACCGAGACgctcaaacatcacagtgaagcagcagtCAGCAAAAGTGGGACTTCACATTTCCAgaaattaaactaaaactaaaccaATTCTGCCTtctgaagtaaaacaaaatgaatatgacttttgattttttttgcacagTGTGTCGCTGGTCTTTACTTTCTGCAACACTGCTccactgcttgtgtttgtgttcatcgTCTCTTCTTTGTCTCCGTCCATCTTTTggtcttcctgtctctgcatGTCCtcgtgtgtctgtgttgcttATGTGTAAAAGTGGGAACCAGCTTTTTCTCACTTGTAATGGAAAGCGTAACTGTCTGTCCCTTTTCCCTGTCTTTCCCTGTCCTTTTGTTCAGTCTCTCTGAATCctgttctctctttttgctgCAAAGACTGTTCCAACCCATTTACTCGTGCAGCTGTTGGATTAGCTTCATTTAtccaaaaatatgaaattccTGGCATCACACATGGGGACGTCTTTGTCCTCAGAGACAAGTGACAAGTTAAAGAATCCCCTGACCAACTGAGAGCTCCACCCAAAGAACGCTCCGCTCACAAAAATTCAATCTTGTGGGTCCATCATTCTGCCGGTAACCTTTAGGGTGCGTTGAGCGATTGTCTCGGGGCGTCTGGGTGACAGACGTTcagctgtgggggggggggggggggggggggggtctttggAAGAAACCATGAATCTTCACATGCAACACGAAATGTCACCTTGACTTTATTGGTTAAATTAATGATGTCCACTGAAACAAATCTGTCACGTTGAAGCTTTTCTGTTCATTAAATGGACACAAAGGAGGCAGAGACGGACGCGTCGTCGTCCCTGTCCAACAAGATTAGATCAGAGATTCATCCTCCGGGTGTTCACTCACTGAGGTGTTCATTTATTTAGGTTTGTGTTTACTCTTCTGTCTACAGGACGGAGCTCTCGACCTGCTGAGGGAACTAAAGAACATCAAGATGTCTCTGGAGACCCTGCAGGTAATTAACTCCACCCCTCTGCTGTGTCACTGCTGTTAGCAGTACTAGTACTCTTCCTAGTATAACCGCGAGCTCCGCTACTACTAAGTCAGTCAAAGTAAGGCACGGACATCCACAGGCCCGGCACATAGCCCCCACAGGATCATCAAGGAGCCCCTTATGTTAATCaattcaaaacatttgtttcagcAGGTTTTCTTACGTGCAgaagtaataaataatgttcCAGAATTGATCAACAATAGCAACTGAACCGAAGCTGAAAGTCAAGTTTATGTTGGGCTCCAAGGGGTTAACTGCTCATcgtgctgcagtgatgtagacgTGTACTCCAGGATGTGTCcgtacaccgtgacatcactgttgggtgtagCTGCAGGTGCAACACAGCAGTGGAACATGtgtacacattatatatatatatatatatatatatatatatatatatatatatatatatatatatatatatatatatatatacatttcttaGAAAAAGAACATTATCTGGGCCGAGTGTCCCAGATAACATGTGACAGCTCAGATACCTGACACCAGTTTTCACAACATGGCTaccctgtctgcctgtctgtctgcctgtctgtctgtctgcctgtctgtctgtctgtctgtcccctctctgtctgtcccctctctgtctgtcccctctttgtctgtctgtctgctccctgtctgtctgtctgctctctctctgtctgtctgtctgctccctctctgcctctctgtctgtctgtctctctctctgtctctccctccctccctccctctctgtccatctgtctgctccctccctccctctctgtccgtctgtctgctccctctctgcctctctgtctgtctgtctgtctctctgtctctccctccctctctgcctgtctgtctgctctctctctctctgtctctctccctccctccctccctctctgcctgtctgtctgctccctctctgtctgtctctctccctccctccctctctcttgctccctctctgtctgctccctctctgtctgtctgtctgctccctctctgtctgcctgtctttctctctgtctctcttcctttctctccctctctatctgtctgcctgtctgtctgtctgctccctgtctgctccctctctgcctgtctgtctgctccctccctctctctctgtctgtctctctccctccctctctctcgctccctctctgtctgtctctctctctgtctccctccttccctctctgcctgtctgtctgctccctctctgcctctctgtctgtctgtctgtctctctgtctctccctccctctctgcctgtctgtctgctccctctctctctgtctctctccctccctccctctctcttgctccctctctgtctgtctctctccctctctgtctgtctctctccctccctccctctctctcgctccctctctgtctgtcccctctttgtctgtctgtctgctccctgtctgctccctctctgtctgtctgtctgctccctgtctgctccctctctgtctgtctctctccctccctccctccctctctgtctgtctctctccctccctccctctctctcgctccctctctgcccccccctgcccccccccccccctccacgtAGTCGACCAGAGTTGGGATGTCGGTGAACGCGGTGAGGAAGCAGAGCTCAGAGGAAGAGGTTCAGACTCTGGCCAAAGCTCTCATCAAGTCCTGGAAGAAACTGCTGGGTGAGTGTGGGTATGTGTTGTGTGCTCTCctacttctgtctttgtgaggacccAGCAGGATTTTCGGTACccgaggacagacagaggacagttTTGGAAGGCGAGGACGGGGTTTACGTGTTTATTAAGTCAATGACAAGTACAGATGCACAAGTGGGTGTGAAGTAGTAGTAAAACTCAAATGAtatcaaacagaaaagcagcaaatcatcacattttagaagctgaaCTTTGGTCTTTTGTCTTGATGAATGACGTCGACTGAGGGACGTGATTTGCTGTCGTGATATACAGACGGTGAGCCTGCGCTCACGTATTCTTTGGCTTGTGGATCAGCGTGAACAAAtgaggataataataataataattgtacacaaaatgtaaatcgAGCAGAGCGTCGCGTGATCTGACGCCTGTGACACGCCGGACACGTCGACCCGCGAGGAAGCTGTCGTAGAAAACAACGGGTGCGGGTTTTTTAACGGGCgtcatacatgtgtgtgtcctgttgcGTTGTGTCTCGTCCCGCAGACGGTTCGGAGGAGAAGGACAAGAAGAAGGAAGGCGGCTCTCCCGTGAGGTCGTCCTCCACCTCCAAGGACTGCGGCGGCAGCGAGAAAAGGTCTGTCGCACGGTGATGATGTCACTTTTGGTTACACCCACCGTTGGATGAGGATGAGGTCACTGTCAAAGATCGACTGAGTCTCGTGAAGTGAAAGTTAATgttccatttcatttcttttaataacAGAAGAGGATTTAAAGTGAAAAGTTCCTCTAACCAGAGTCTCACGTGTTTCTCTCACTCTGAACTCTTCTGCGCTTCTCCTGTCATCATTTCTCCCCGTCCAATCAGCAGTAAGAGGTCAGGGGAGTCCCCCGCCACCCCGCCCACACCCACCTCCCCCACTACCCCTACCCTCCCCCCTCTGGTCACCTCCTTCCCCCCCGCCCCCGTCACCACCGACAGTGTGCGGAACAAGTGTCGAGAGCTGCTGGTGGCGGCGCTGCAGACTGACGGTGAGATCCGGATGCTCTTTGAATTCCTCAGCGAACGCGTGGAAGAAAATGATAATTTGGCGGCAGCGGCGAACGGAGTGGTTTTGGAAAGCTGCGGCGTAAAcgtttgtttacagtttgatcAGAACTTCTTATTTGTTCTGGTTAGGAGCAGAAACAACACCTCAAGTTATATCACATGACCTTCAAGAGCAGATGAGCCTTTTCCACAATGTGTGAAATTGTGATATTTCCGTGACTTCATgagctgatgaagatcatgtgatatgatcgaaagctgCAGACCAGTTACATGTTGTTTGAAACACAACTAAGGCGGTATttgtgataaaaataaaagtttttctCAAAGCTTTCGACAGTATTCTGCAGCCTTCTTCAGCAAGTAGAACGTACTCAATggtctgatttttaaaaagtggttCCATGTGCTGAAGAATGCTGTGGGATGCGGTTAAagagctctggaaaaaaagagagtaagTGATCCTTGAGTTTAGAATATCATGAATGACTGAGTCTCTGTGCTCTAGTGAGCTATGGATCAACTCTAAACCCAACAAATAAATACGTAATCCGTCATTTCAGACGTTTGTAACATTGGCTGCCTGATTTTATTATCAGTATTAATTGATTGACTGGCAGCGAATGTGCGTTCAATATACACACACGCGTGCTAAGTTCCTAATTTTGTGACCAAGTTCCCCTTTTGCTTCATCATGATGTCGTTCATGTCGTTAAAAGTAAATTCATGTATTTAAAgctttaaagtgtgtgtgtgtgtgtgtgtgtgtgtgtgtgttccagatGACCACAAGACCATTGGAGTCGACTGTGAGCACCTCGCAGCACAAATTGAAGAGGATATCCTGTCACGTCGCTCTGAAACCACACAGCAGGGTTTCACACTCGTTAGACAGATAAACACCGTGAGCTGTGTGTTCGCGGTGTGACTCCGTCCACCACGCGTACGTCAGCGAGGGTCGGCTAAATAACAAACACCTCCCTGTATGACACGATGCGGTTCAACAGCAGCTCACGCGGCCCACATCGAGGCTGAGGGTTGAGCTAAATGAGATCGCCATACGGAGGTTCAGCTCTTACATGAACTTTCTTCTAGTTTACATTTCGGCCGCACTAGTGGTGAGGACCTAAGGAGAGTAGAGCTGTTTTACTGTCCCTGGAGACATTTAATCCTCCTTGACTCGTGCTTCAAGCTGagaatctgtgtgttttagttttcacGGATCCAAACTGGGCAGACTTCTTGCTAGGTTACAATATGGGCAGTCTTTCAAGTCTTACATGTTAAATCAGTAGTAAAGCAGCACTTTCAGAGTGTTACTTCCCCCAAAAGACCCAGTAGTCCAgtctgtacatgtgcatgtatgtgttttattcacactgtacatatatgtgtgtgtcagtgtttttgtccttGACTGCTCATCGTGCCCACAGATCTTCCAGGAGTTTAAGTCGAcagatattaaatataaaactcGTCTACGAAGCCGCATCTCCAACCTGAAGGACCAGAAGAACCCCGACCTGCGGCGTAACGTCCTCTGTGGGAACATCTCGCCTCAACGCATCGCCTGTATGACTGCTGAGGTCAGTGAGGACATTTAGTCTCATCTTTGCCTCTTCAAGCAGCCTTCTGATTATCAGTGAGTTACAGTTGGCAGGCTTACTGAAGTATGTTTATTCCACCAGGAGATGGCGAGTGCAGAGCTGAAGCAGATCAGAGAGGCTCTGACTAAAGAGTCCATCAGAGAGCATCAGCTGTCGAAGGTCGGGGGAACTGAGACGGACATGTTCATCTGCAACAAGTGTCACGGAAAGAGCTGCACGTACACACAGGTGAGGACGCCGTGACATaagataaaaaacaataataaagacaataaaacagattaaaaaccttttgtgtgtgtttacaggtgcaGACCCGCAGTGCTGATGAGCCCATGACCACCTTTGTGTTGTGTAACAGCTGCGGAAACCGATGGAAGGTAAAGAAACAGTAAATACTCGTGAATATTAGTATTAAACATTATcaacaaacagctgaatgtGTGATTTAAGGCTAAACATGCagaaaaagttaataaaaacatataatcaAGTACACAGATGCTCCATATGTTATACAGCAGTCCCTGCAtgcatgtatatacacacatacatacatgtaaatacgtacacatccacccatcaaacaaatgaaaccaactcaaaaagaaaaaacaaaatcaaaatatacaataaagGTGTAAATGTCTTCATGTTGAAAGGCACTCTGGGATATGTAGGCCAGTGTTTACTGAAGCTGAAGTACATGAGGCAGGTCAAGTTAAGTAGCTTCACTAAATAACTAAATTACAGCAAACTTGAAGTGTAAAGGGCTGAATGATTGACCTGAACGTCAGTAACAGACTCTCACCACCAGGTGGCAGCAGAGACCGGACT
Encoded here:
- the tcea2 gene encoding transcription elongation factor A protein 2, whose amino-acid sequence is MAKNQEVERIAKKLDKMVHKKNTDGALDLLRELKNIKMSLETLQSTRVGMSVNAVRKQSSEEEVQTLAKALIKSWKKLLDGSEEKDKKKEGGSPVRSSSTSKDCGGSEKSSKRSGESPATPPTPTSPTTPTLPPLVTSFPPAPVTTDSVRNKCRELLVAALQTDDDHKTIGVDCEHLAAQIEEEIFQEFKSTDIKYKTRLRSRISNLKDQKNPDLRRNVLCGNISPQRIACMTAEEMASAELKQIREALTKESIREHQLSKVGGTETDMFICNKCHGKSCTYTQVQTRSADEPMTTFVLCNSCGNRWKFC